One window of Dysgonomonas mossii genomic DNA carries:
- a CDS encoding isoprenyl transferase — protein sequence MSYFDQIDKTRIPKHVAIIMDGNGRWAKSQNLDRSFGHKEGIVAVRRTIEAAAKAEIAYITLYTFSTENWKRPEEEVKALMALMIQAVANETPDLIKNNIRVKVIGDIDRLPADTQKALDFCLNETSVCTGTTVVLALSYSSKWELTKAMKTIASDVKAGKIKLEDIEESLIPEYLSTKGIPDPDILVRTGGELRISNFLLWQIAYSELYFTDELWPDFNEESLFKAVVDFQNRERRFGKTSEQVSTKP from the coding sequence ATGTCATATTTTGACCAAATAGATAAAACTAGAATACCCAAACATGTAGCCATAATCATGGATGGCAACGGGCGTTGGGCGAAAAGTCAAAATCTGGATCGCTCTTTTGGGCACAAAGAAGGCATTGTTGCTGTACGCAGAACAATTGAGGCAGCGGCCAAAGCCGAGATAGCCTATATAACCCTTTACACATTCTCTACCGAAAACTGGAAGAGACCCGAAGAAGAGGTTAAGGCACTGATGGCATTGATGATACAGGCTGTAGCCAACGAAACCCCTGATCTGATAAAAAACAATATACGGGTAAAGGTGATAGGTGATATAGACCGTTTGCCCGCGGACACACAGAAAGCGCTGGATTTCTGCTTGAATGAAACATCGGTATGTACAGGCACCACAGTTGTGCTGGCTCTGAGTTATTCTTCGAAGTGGGAATTGACAAAGGCCATGAAGACAATAGCGAGTGATGTGAAAGCCGGAAAAATAAAATTGGAAGACATCGAAGAATCTCTAATTCCAGAGTATTTGTCTACGAAAGGAATTCCCGATCCTGATATATTAGTAAGAACCGGAGGCGAGCTGCGCATTAGCAATTTCCTTCTTTGGCAAATAGCCTATTCCGAACTTTATTTCACAGATGAGCTTTGGCCCGACTTTAACGAAGAATCGTTATTCAAGGCCGTTGTAGACTTCCAAAACCGGGAACGCCGTTTTGGTAAAACCAGTGAACAGGTATCAACAAAACCATAA
- a CDS encoding BamA/OMP85 family outer membrane protein yields the protein MLNKGLFFLTVILCLVSTGIQAQGVDSTEIKNVNKALEANVQDLPLITYNSSKKYEIADLKLTGLVNPMYEDYTLFGFAQLQVGDIIEVPGPEVTNAVRRFWRQGLFSDVKIAATKIEGNKIWLEINLKERPRISDIVYTGMKKSERQDIAAKVGMVKNLQITPYQMDRAKTIIKKYFDEKGFNKAEISLTETPDLSKENHVILNIDVVKKNKTKVNRITIEGNEEVATRTLEKAMKKTRHKSNFKSWLANFLRSTKYVPESFEEDKNNLIAKYNELGYRDATILWDTVYTADAEGKPDKVNIDIKVDEGKQYFIKDIKWVGNTVYQTWQLQTQLNMKPGDVYNQKKLTERLSVDEGAVMNVFYQNHGYLFSNADPVEVNIENDSIDLEIRITEGPVAKIRKVTISGNDRVYEDIVRRELRIKPGALYSRDDIIRSIREIAQMGHFDPEQLNNPKIEPDQDSGTVDVGLPLVSKANDQVEFSAGWGQTGIIGKLSLKFTNFSLKNLFNPGTYKGIIPQGEGQTLTLSAQTNAKYYQSYSVSFFDPWFGGKRPNSLSVGAYYSRQTDINSRYINNSYGYSALSSYYGGYGSSYGSGYGDYSFAADPNKSITMIGLSVGYGKRLTWPDDYFTFQTELSYQRYSMKDWAYFIVKDGIANNLSLNLTLSRRSTDNPIYTRRGTDLSLSLQVTPPFSLWDGKDYASMKKIDGYYEPSEKFTWIEYHKWKFKARTYTSLSDVVKTPVLMTRAEYGFVGYFNKNKKSPFETFYMGGDGMSGYSSTYATETIGLRGYENGSLGTQASAYSRLALELRYPLILEPSSTIYLLGFVEAGNAWSDLNKFNPFDLKRSAGFGARIMLPMIGLMGIDWAYGFDPINGSRDNSGSQFHFIIGQEF from the coding sequence ATGTTAAATAAAGGTTTATTCTTTCTGACTGTTATTCTATGCCTTGTATCCACAGGAATACAAGCACAAGGGGTAGACAGCACCGAAATCAAAAATGTGAATAAGGCTCTTGAAGCAAATGTTCAGGATTTACCGCTAATTACATACAACTCCAGTAAGAAGTATGAAATTGCCGACCTTAAACTCACCGGTTTAGTGAATCCGATGTATGAAGATTACACATTGTTTGGTTTTGCACAGCTACAAGTCGGAGATATAATAGAGGTACCCGGCCCTGAAGTAACAAATGCAGTTCGCCGCTTTTGGAGACAAGGATTATTCTCGGATGTAAAAATTGCCGCTACAAAAATAGAAGGTAATAAAATATGGCTCGAAATCAACCTGAAAGAAAGGCCTCGTATTTCTGATATCGTGTATACAGGAATGAAGAAGTCGGAACGTCAGGATATCGCCGCTAAGGTTGGGATGGTGAAAAATCTGCAAATCACCCCATACCAAATGGACAGAGCCAAAACAATCATAAAAAAATACTTTGACGAAAAAGGATTCAACAAAGCAGAGATATCTCTGACTGAGACACCTGATTTGTCGAAAGAAAATCATGTTATTCTTAACATAGATGTAGTTAAGAAAAACAAGACCAAAGTGAACAGAATCACCATAGAAGGGAATGAAGAGGTAGCAACCAGAACGCTGGAAAAAGCGATGAAAAAGACCAGACATAAAAGCAATTTTAAGTCTTGGCTTGCCAACTTCCTCCGTTCTACAAAATATGTACCTGAAAGCTTTGAAGAAGACAAGAACAACTTGATAGCCAAATATAACGAATTGGGTTACCGTGATGCTACAATCCTTTGGGATACTGTATATACGGCTGATGCAGAAGGCAAACCTGACAAGGTAAACATCGACATAAAAGTTGATGAAGGTAAACAATACTTCATTAAAGACATCAAATGGGTAGGTAATACCGTGTATCAGACATGGCAATTGCAAACACAGTTGAATATGAAACCAGGTGATGTTTACAATCAGAAGAAACTAACCGAACGTCTTTCGGTAGACGAAGGAGCTGTGATGAATGTATTCTATCAAAATCATGGTTACTTATTCTCTAATGCCGACCCTGTAGAGGTGAACATAGAGAATGACTCTATTGACTTGGAGATACGTATTACAGAAGGTCCTGTAGCTAAAATCCGTAAAGTAACAATATCGGGTAACGATAGAGTATATGAAGATATCGTACGCCGCGAATTAAGAATAAAACCGGGAGCTCTATACAGTCGTGATGACATTATCCGTTCGATACGAGAAATAGCTCAAATGGGACACTTCGACCCTGAGCAATTAAATAATCCGAAAATAGAACCAGATCAAGATTCAGGAACAGTTGATGTAGGCTTACCTTTGGTATCTAAAGCAAACGACCAGGTAGAGTTTTCTGCGGGATGGGGACAAACGGGTATTATCGGTAAATTAAGTTTGAAGTTTACAAACTTCTCTTTGAAAAACTTATTCAACCCGGGTACATACAAAGGAATTATTCCTCAAGGTGAAGGACAAACATTGACTCTTAGCGCTCAAACAAATGCTAAGTATTATCAATCATATTCCGTTTCATTCTTCGATCCTTGGTTTGGAGGAAAACGCCCTAACTCCTTATCTGTAGGTGCTTACTATTCTCGTCAAACAGATATAAACAGCCGCTACATAAACAACAGTTATGGTTATTCTGCTCTAAGCAGCTATTATGGTGGCTATGGTAGTAGCTATGGTAGTGGTTATGGAGATTACAGCTTTGCAGCCGACCCGAACAAATCGATAACAATGATCGGACTATCGGTAGGCTACGGAAAACGTTTGACATGGCCTGATGACTATTTTACATTCCAAACAGAGTTGTCTTATCAAAGATATAGCATGAAAGATTGGGCATACTTCATCGTTAAAGATGGTATTGCAAACAACCTAAGCTTGAATCTTACATTGAGCAGAAGATCTACCGACAATCCTATATACACACGTCGCGGAACAGACCTATCTCTTAGCTTACAGGTAACACCTCCATTCTCGTTGTGGGATGGCAAAGACTATGCGTCGATGAAGAAAATCGATGGTTATTATGAGCCAAGCGAAAAATTCACATGGATAGAATATCACAAATGGAAATTTAAAGCAAGAACATATACATCATTATCAGATGTGGTGAAAACTCCTGTATTGATGACTCGTGCCGAATATGGATTTGTGGGTTATTTCAACAAAAATAAGAAATCTCCATTCGAAACATTCTATATGGGGGGTGATGGTATGTCGGGATATTCGAGCACATACGCAACAGAAACAATCGGACTTCGTGGATATGAAAACGGATCGTTGGGCACACAGGCCAGTGCATATTCTCGTCTGGCTCTTGAGTTAAGATATCCGCTTATCCTCGAACCATCGTCTACGATCTATCTACTTGGTTTTGTTGAAGCAGGTAACGCTTGGAGCGATCTAAATAAATTCAATCCATTCGATCTTAAACGTTCAGCAGGATTTGGAGCACGTATCATGCTACCGATGATTGGACTAATGGGTATAGACTGGGCATACGGATTCGACCCGATCAATGGATCTCGTGATAACAGCGGAAGCCAATTCCACTTTATCATTGGACAAGAGTTCTAA
- a CDS encoding two-component regulator propeller domain-containing protein, whose protein sequence is MKKIVLNASFFLIGLILCQNINAYNLRQISNHDGLSNSAILSICQDKDGFLWFGSCDGLNMFNGLSIRVYKPTDEKNNLSGNLIENVLETEDGILWVYTNYGLNRLDKRTKKIDSFNQFKGRYLIQKDKNNHIFIIKEDDCIYYYKKETKTFEKIILRGLKYNDILNFVITSDNKLQVFTKDQSNPAYLIKESREGDIKLEKEKLFYHNENLLYCFYERGVLDVVYFIDNTYTLYEYHFADKKKYYVRNLKEIIQKNGEISSVIKHHNDYFIGFKTNGLLRLKYVSDKLDNYQPEDIGIKSGIFCLINDRYQDLVWIGTDGQGVYMYSNDMYSIRSAVFNTFTANIEKPVRALFLDKEKTLWIGTKGDGIVKIKNYDFNQAPSKFSLEYSNTGNTALTDNSVYAFAKSKKNILWIGCEEGLSYYSYSDRSIKRVPLIANGDPVKYIHSICELNDSTLWLATVGTGIVKVSVAGTQNAPVFKNASRVTIRDGRDSQNYFFTIYQENDSILWFGNRGYGAYSLNTNQHKLDTLVPDKGINQTLNDIFSIIKDSNNAFWFGTSFGLVKHVSGRSDKIFNERNGFPNNTIHGILADERNNLWLSTNRGIIKFNIEQDNFQTYSNLNGLQIIEYSDGAYFKDEESDILFFGGINGFVAISETGMAQPEYFPRIQFDNLMIFGQEKNIFDFLQSNGENETLELNYNQNFFSISFTALDYVNGNNYTYYYKLDDLSKQWIDNGTSNNISFTSLSPGEYTLFIKYMNRLTGKESPVYSITIKITPPWYLSPLAYVLYATMVISVIYLLIRAAIIKDKKKKYKAMMKIKQRHQEEVHESKLRFFTNIAHEFCTPLTLIYGPCNRILSHAGSDSFVRKYTQLIQRNAERLNDLIQELIEFRRIETGNKSPQIEPLSITDIAHDISDSFNDLAESKNIQFSKDIEDSLVWNSDRGFIYTILSNLVSNAFKYTAINGFIQVEVYQENDELLMIISNTGKGIKAENITRIFDRYSILDDFENQEGKREFSRNGLGLAISYSMVKLLDGTIEVNSILDERTDFIVKLPQKEVSDVLIDKNQALPEITIRKDYEPMMELPKYAFDKLKPTIFIIDDDVEILWFISEIFADEYNVIPIDKPLLVDEMLTQIHPNIIICDVMMPGRDGISLTKEIKSDKKTAHIPMILVSAKHTIEEQIEGLSSGAEMYLAKPFNADYLRTSVKHLISRKETLKDYFSSPLSAFDLSEGKMTHKENTKFIQDIYNIIEKNIMNNKLSAQFIAAELNMSPRHLYRRLSEVESDSPADMIRESRLYIARNLLLNTKMTIDEIIYKSGFSNRATFFRQFAQKYGCTPKEYRDREMYDV, encoded by the coding sequence ATGAAAAAAATCGTATTAAACGCTTCATTTTTTCTGATCGGTCTTATATTGTGTCAGAATATAAATGCATATAATCTCCGCCAGATATCCAACCATGATGGATTGTCAAACAGTGCGATACTCTCTATTTGTCAGGATAAAGACGGCTTCTTGTGGTTTGGCTCTTGTGATGGGCTCAATATGTTTAACGGTCTTAGCATTCGGGTATACAAGCCAACGGATGAGAAGAACAACTTGTCGGGTAATCTTATCGAAAATGTATTGGAAACAGAGGATGGTATCCTTTGGGTGTACACAAACTATGGACTCAACAGGTTGGATAAACGCACTAAAAAGATTGATTCTTTCAATCAGTTCAAAGGGCGCTATTTGATACAAAAAGATAAGAACAATCATATCTTTATTATAAAAGAGGATGATTGTATCTATTATTATAAAAAGGAGACCAAAACCTTTGAGAAGATAATATTAAGAGGATTAAAATATAATGATATTCTGAATTTTGTGATCACTTCCGATAACAAGCTTCAGGTGTTTACAAAAGATCAGTCGAATCCGGCATACCTTATAAAAGAGAGTAGGGAAGGGGATATAAAGCTGGAAAAAGAAAAGCTGTTTTATCATAATGAAAATCTCTTGTATTGCTTCTACGAAAGGGGCGTTTTGGATGTCGTGTACTTTATAGACAATACCTACACCTTGTATGAATATCATTTCGCCGATAAGAAAAAATACTATGTCAGGAATCTTAAAGAGATTATACAGAAGAATGGTGAGATATCTTCGGTAATAAAACATCACAACGATTATTTTATCGGATTCAAGACCAATGGGTTGTTGAGATTGAAATATGTATCCGATAAGCTGGATAATTACCAGCCTGAAGATATAGGAATCAAATCGGGTATTTTTTGTTTAATAAACGACCGCTATCAGGACTTGGTTTGGATAGGTACCGATGGACAAGGGGTGTATATGTATTCAAATGATATGTACTCGATCAGGTCTGCGGTGTTCAATACATTTACAGCGAATATAGAAAAGCCCGTAAGAGCTTTGTTTTTGGATAAAGAAAAAACATTGTGGATAGGTACAAAGGGGGATGGGATTGTGAAAATAAAGAATTATGATTTCAATCAGGCTCCTTCTAAATTTTCACTCGAATATAGCAATACAGGAAATACTGCACTGACCGATAATTCTGTATATGCCTTTGCGAAGAGTAAGAAAAATATACTGTGGATTGGTTGCGAAGAAGGACTGAGCTACTATTCGTACAGCGACAGATCGATAAAGCGAGTGCCGCTGATAGCGAACGGAGACCCCGTAAAATATATACATTCTATCTGTGAACTTAACGACTCTACGCTATGGCTGGCGACAGTGGGTACGGGCATTGTAAAAGTGTCAGTCGCAGGCACTCAAAATGCTCCTGTATTCAAAAATGCAAGCCGTGTTACGATAAGAGACGGCAGGGACTCTCAGAATTATTTTTTTACAATCTATCAGGAAAACGATTCCATATTATGGTTCGGAAACCGAGGATATGGTGCATATAGCTTAAATACAAATCAACATAAACTGGATACGCTTGTGCCCGATAAGGGGATAAATCAAACGTTGAATGATATATTCTCTATTATTAAGGATTCGAACAATGCATTTTGGTTTGGTACTAGTTTTGGTTTGGTTAAGCACGTTTCGGGTAGAAGTGACAAGATATTTAATGAAAGAAACGGCTTTCCGAATAATACGATTCATGGTATATTGGCCGATGAGAGAAATAATCTTTGGCTGAGTACCAATAGAGGAATTATCAAATTTAATATAGAACAAGATAATTTTCAAACATATTCAAATCTCAATGGCTTGCAGATTATAGAGTATAGCGATGGTGCTTATTTCAAGGATGAGGAATCCGATATCTTATTCTTTGGTGGTATTAATGGCTTTGTGGCTATCTCGGAGACGGGTATGGCTCAGCCTGAGTATTTTCCTCGCATTCAGTTTGACAATCTGATGATTTTCGGTCAGGAGAAAAACATATTCGACTTTTTACAATCGAATGGAGAAAATGAGACGCTTGAACTTAATTACAATCAGAACTTCTTCTCTATATCTTTTACTGCACTCGACTACGTAAACGGGAATAATTACACATATTATTACAAACTAGATGACCTGAGTAAGCAGTGGATTGATAATGGAACGTCCAATAATATTTCGTTTACAAGTTTATCGCCCGGGGAATATACATTGTTTATAAAATATATGAACCGCCTTACCGGAAAGGAAAGTCCCGTATATTCGATAACAATAAAGATAACACCTCCGTGGTATCTTTCGCCATTGGCGTATGTGTTGTATGCAACAATGGTGATATCTGTTATATATTTGCTTATACGAGCAGCTATTATAAAAGACAAGAAGAAAAAATATAAGGCGATGATGAAAATAAAGCAACGTCATCAGGAGGAAGTACACGAGTCTAAGCTACGTTTCTTTACCAATATCGCCCATGAATTTTGTACTCCGCTGACGTTAATATATGGGCCTTGTAACCGTATCTTGTCGCATGCCGGTTCCGATAGTTTTGTGAGGAAATACACACAGCTTATACAACGGAATGCCGAGCGTCTGAATGACCTGATTCAAGAACTTATCGAGTTTAGGCGGATCGAAACAGGGAATAAATCTCCTCAGATAGAACCGCTTTCTATCACAGATATAGCGCATGATATAAGCGACTCGTTCAACGACTTGGCCGAGTCGAAAAACATACAATTCAGCAAGGATATTGAAGACTCTTTGGTTTGGAATTCAGACCGTGGATTTATATATACGATCTTGTCTAATCTGGTGTCGAATGCATTCAAATATACGGCTATCAATGGATTTATACAGGTTGAAGTATATCAGGAGAACGATGAGCTGTTGATGATTATATCCAACACAGGGAAAGGGATTAAAGCAGAAAATATAACAAGGATTTTTGACCGATATAGTATCCTCGACGATTTTGAGAATCAAGAAGGGAAGAGAGAATTCTCCCGCAATGGTTTGGGATTGGCCATCTCTTATAGTATGGTCAAGTTGCTGGATGGTACAATTGAAGTAAACAGCATACTTGATGAGCGTACCGACTTTATTGTGAAACTACCGCAAAAGGAAGTCTCCGATGTATTGATTGATAAGAATCAGGCTTTACCCGAAATCACGATAAGAAAAGATTATGAGCCAATGATGGAGCTCCCGAAATATGCCTTTGATAAGTTGAAGCCAACAATTTTTATTATTGATGATGATGTAGAAATTTTATGGTTTATCAGTGAGATATTTGCCGATGAGTATAATGTAATTCCTATAGATAAGCCATTGCTCGTGGATGAGATGCTGACACAGATACATCCCAATATTATCATTTGTGATGTTATGATGCCCGGCAGGGATGGAATCTCTCTTACGAAGGAAATAAAATCGGATAAAAAGACAGCACACATTCCGATGATATTGGTTTCGGCAAAACATACAATTGAGGAACAAATAGAGGGATTATCGTCGGGCGCAGAGATGTACCTTGCCAAGCCTTTTAATGCAGACTATTTGCGCACATCTGTAAAACATCTTATTTCGCGCAAAGAAACACTGAAGGACTATTTCAGTTCACCGTTGAGTGCATTCGACCTATCCGAAGGTAAGATGACTCATAAGGAGAATACAAAGTTTATTCAGGATATCTACAATATCATCGAAAAGAATATAATGAATAACAAACTCTCGGCTCAGTTTATTGCCGCAGAACTGAATATGAGCCCACGTCATTTATATCGCAGGTTGAGTGAAGTAGAAAGCGATAGCCCGGCAGATATGATAAGGGAGAGCCGTTTGTACATAGCCCGAAATTTACTGTTAAATACCAAAATGACGATAGATGAGATAATCTATAAATCGGGATTCTCTAACAGAGCCACCTTCTTCAGGCAGTTTGCTCAAAAGTATGGTTGTACACCTAAGGAATATAGAGATAGGGAAATGTATGATGTGTAG
- a CDS encoding DUF6242 domain-containing protein produces the protein MKLKKFSYLLLFVTFSLIALSSCNDNNTTTTTEGGSADAQIYSFKLSAIAVSSIDSVNYPIMASTKFSIDQSRNLIYNIDSLPYKTKIKKFATTLTYSSYGIGKLQLVYPDSIAEWNGTDSINYALNPKIKVYAANGLDSREYTIDIRIHKIDPDTIIWHKVATLPDAVGIQQKTVLKDNDFYTFTIADGNLAVYKASKGALAWSKNPITTGPSAANIVIESITLFNNTFYVVDKNNQSYSSNDGINWTAKNNEVKAIYGVLPGATAAKDSLLVATEQGGKYYFAKTADMQTLVVVKNLSSNPFSNEISQSFPVSDFSPVTFINRANLSSNVLTITGGRGFNNQQSNLTWSLRAGDDNLLELGSNQVNLLFGANDGISCFSYDTYLFALTGNILYKSDSMGVKWILAPSKESLSTSIPKASGQSVIVDSENYIWIFGGIPKTGSTPVKEIWRGRLNRLNP, from the coding sequence AAGTTGAAGAAATTTTCTTACCTACTACTTTTCGTAACTTTTTCACTCATTGCATTAAGTTCTTGTAATGATAATAATACGACTACTACAACTGAAGGCGGTTCTGCCGATGCTCAGATTTATTCGTTCAAGTTGTCAGCCATAGCGGTATCTTCTATCGACTCTGTCAACTATCCTATAATGGCAAGCACCAAATTTTCAATCGATCAGAGTCGAAATCTCATTTACAACATAGACTCATTGCCATACAAAACAAAAATAAAGAAATTTGCCACAACGCTCACATATTCGTCTTACGGTATCGGTAAGCTTCAGCTTGTATATCCCGATTCTATTGCAGAATGGAACGGTACAGATTCTATCAACTATGCATTAAATCCTAAAATCAAGGTATATGCGGCAAATGGCCTTGACAGCAGAGAATATACAATCGATATACGAATACACAAGATAGACCCTGATACAATTATATGGCACAAGGTAGCCACACTACCAGATGCAGTTGGAATACAACAAAAAACAGTATTGAAAGATAACGATTTCTATACATTTACTATTGCAGACGGTAATCTAGCTGTATATAAAGCATCAAAAGGAGCTCTTGCATGGTCTAAAAATCCAATAACAACAGGGCCTTCGGCTGCAAATATTGTAATAGAAAGTATAACACTATTCAACAATACGTTCTATGTTGTAGACAAGAACAATCAATCATACAGTTCTAACGACGGTATCAATTGGACAGCCAAGAATAACGAAGTAAAAGCTATTTATGGCGTATTACCGGGAGCCACTGCAGCAAAAGATTCACTCTTAGTAGCTACGGAACAAGGCGGTAAATACTACTTCGCTAAAACAGCAGACATGCAAACGTTAGTTGTTGTGAAGAACTTAAGCAGCAATCCATTCTCGAACGAAATAAGCCAAAGCTTTCCGGTTTCAGATTTCTCTCCGGTTACTTTTATCAACAGGGCAAATCTGAGCAGCAATGTGCTAACCATCACAGGAGGTAGAGGGTTCAACAATCAGCAATCGAACCTCACATGGTCTTTACGTGCGGGAGATGACAATCTTCTGGAACTAGGTTCAAATCAAGTTAACTTACTATTCGGTGCGAATGACGGTATCAGTTGTTTCTCATACGACACCTACTTGTTTGCGCTAACCGGAAATATACTATATAAAAGTGACAGCATGGGCGTTAAATGGATTTTAGCTCCATCCAAAGAAAGTTTAAGTACAAGTATACCTAAAGCCTCGGGGCAATCGGTAATAGTAGATAGTGAGAACTATATTTGGATATTCGGCGGAATACCAAAAACAGGATCTACACCAGTCAAAGAGATTTGGAGAGGTCGCTTAAATCGTCTTAATCCGTAA
- a CDS encoding DUF6089 family protein, which produces MRKEILLIFILISASLFSSITLNAQDDYKYEIGGMAGTSFYMGDANKTKLYQNPGLSAGVIFRYNKDLRWSVKNNFVIGKVSGDTKNMGNKFPHDQQASFSRMFYELGSQIEFNLFNYSDKFSYLGTKRITPYVFTGVGITFASGEKKFLDANIPIGIGLKYKMKDRLNIGFEFSFRKLFSDSFDVTEKNSKFDLDSPYGIKGSIFKNNDWYSLTMFTITWDFGRRVCPCLNSD; this is translated from the coding sequence ATGAGAAAAGAGATACTTTTAATTTTTATACTTATTTCAGCCTCTCTCTTCTCGTCTATCACACTCAACGCACAAGACGACTACAAATATGAGATTGGCGGAATGGCAGGCACATCCTTCTATATGGGAGATGCCAATAAGACAAAATTATATCAGAACCCGGGATTATCGGCCGGCGTTATTTTCAGATATAATAAAGACTTAAGATGGTCTGTAAAAAACAACTTTGTAATAGGCAAAGTATCGGGCGACACCAAAAACATGGGAAATAAATTTCCGCATGATCAGCAAGCATCCTTCAGCAGGATGTTTTACGAATTAGGAAGCCAGATTGAGTTCAATTTATTTAATTATAGTGATAAGTTCAGTTACCTTGGCACCAAACGGATAACACCATACGTGTTTACAGGTGTAGGAATAACTTTTGCTTCGGGAGAGAAGAAATTCTTAGATGCAAATATACCTATAGGCATCGGGCTGAAATACAAAATGAAAGATCGCTTGAATATAGGATTTGAATTCTCTTTCAGGAAATTATTCAGCGACTCATTTGACGTGACCGAGAAAAACAGTAAATTTGACCTCGATAGCCCTTATGGGATAAAAGGTAGCATATTCAAGAACAACGATTGGTATTCCCTTACAATGTTTACTATAACATGGGATTTCGGACGTAGAGTGTGTCCTTGCTTAAATTCTGATTAA
- a CDS encoding OmpH family outer membrane protein encodes MLKKLFLLLLIVAPVSIFAQDKLAFINAEEVFSKMPELKEVESKLATKSETIRKNLTALEKEYNDKVEAFKGDTTGLTESIVLDRQKQLEDLQNRYQTFLQTSQQEYEKEQQALITPLQDKLRKAIKDVGDENGYTYIFNFAATLYTSPTTAVDASPKVKAKLGITN; translated from the coding sequence ATGTTAAAAAAACTATTTTTATTGCTGCTGATTGTTGCTCCGGTTTCAATATTTGCACAAGATAAATTGGCATTTATAAATGCAGAAGAGGTGTTCTCTAAAATGCCGGAACTAAAAGAAGTTGAATCTAAACTTGCAACAAAAAGCGAAACGATAAGAAAAAATCTGACAGCTTTAGAAAAAGAGTACAACGATAAAGTTGAGGCTTTCAAGGGAGACACAACCGGACTTACCGAATCAATCGTACTTGACAGACAAAAACAGTTGGAAGATCTGCAAAACAGATATCAAACATTCTTGCAAACAAGCCAACAAGAATACGAAAAAGAACAACAAGCATTGATCACTCCATTGCAAGATAAATTGAGAAAAGCGATCAAAGATGTTGGCGACGAAAATGGCTATACTTATATCTTTAATTTTGCGGCAACTCTTTATACAAGCCCTACAACTGCTGTAGATGCTTCACCTAAAGTAAAAGCTAAATTAGGCATTACTAACTAA
- a CDS encoding OmpH family outer membrane protein: MKRLLLLFALFIGIAAGSYAQKFALIDMEYILKNISTYETAQEQLNVMSKKWQGEVDKVQQEVKNMYKSYQSDLVFLSGEQKTKRENEIVEKEKSLQELNRKYFGPEGELFKKREALVKPIQDDIYNAIKEISEAKGYQLVMDRSSAESVIFASPRIDISNEVLAKLGYSK; encoded by the coding sequence ATGAAAAGATTATTATTACTATTTGCTCTATTTATCGGAATTGCAGCCGGAAGCTATGCTCAGAAGTTTGCGTTGATAGATATGGAATATATATTAAAAAATATAAGCACGTACGAAACTGCTCAGGAGCAACTAAACGTAATGTCTAAAAAATGGCAGGGAGAAGTTGACAAGGTGCAGCAGGAAGTAAAAAACATGTACAAGTCGTACCAGTCTGACCTTGTTTTTCTATCGGGAGAGCAAAAGACTAAAAGAGAAAACGAAATTGTAGAAAAAGAAAAGAGTTTACAAGAATTGAATCGTAAATATTTCGGACCCGAAGGCGAACTTTTCAAGAAAAGAGAAGCCCTTGTAAAACCCATACAGGACGACATTTACAACGCAATAAAAGAGATATCGGAAGCCAAAGGATATCAGCTAGTGATGGACAGATCATCAGCTGAAAGTGTTATTTTTGCTTCCCCCCGAATAGATATAAGTAATGAAGTTTTAGCAAAGCTCGGATATTCAAAATAA